One segment of Rubripirellula amarantea DNA contains the following:
- a CDS encoding DUF1501 domain-containing protein produces MLRRCGSGFGAVALAALGSDRAFADGGLAGHGPHHQVRAKNVIFLYMDGGPSQVDTFDPKPLLEKFNGKDPSQLFDVEPTQFNNNGTVLASPWKFKQYGESGIPVSDLFPHVATCVDELALIRSMVSEFPEHTFANYFLHTGSGLQGRPSMGAWANYGLGSECKDLPGFVVINGGLIPPGGLDCFGSGFLPASYQGSVFKPSGTGVANISRNEPTDEDQRRKLQLINQLDGLATEQFGNHDSLESAIRNYELAYAMQMAVPEVMSLTDEPKHLKKMYGMESKYGPTRTYAAQCLIARRMIEKGVRFIELTCPAVGGDRWDQHGGLKQGHENNARAVDQPIAALLKDLRQRGLLDETLVVWAGEFGRTPFAQGADGRDHNQFGFTVWMAGGGVKPGSIYGATDEWGYKAIENRVEIHDLHATMLHLMGVDHTRSTFRFGGRDMRLTDVKGHVVNDIIA; encoded by the coding sequence ATGCTTCGTCGATGTGGCAGTGGGTTTGGTGCAGTGGCGCTTGCTGCCCTCGGTAGCGACCGAGCGTTTGCCGATGGTGGCCTTGCAGGACACGGCCCCCATCATCAAGTCCGAGCCAAGAATGTGATCTTCTTGTACATGGACGGTGGACCATCGCAGGTTGATACGTTCGATCCCAAGCCGTTGCTTGAAAAATTCAACGGAAAAGATCCTTCACAATTATTCGACGTTGAGCCGACTCAGTTCAACAACAACGGTACGGTGCTAGCGAGTCCGTGGAAGTTCAAGCAATACGGTGAATCGGGTATCCCCGTTAGCGATCTGTTTCCCCATGTCGCAACATGCGTCGACGAATTGGCTCTAATTCGCTCGATGGTTTCTGAGTTTCCTGAGCATACGTTCGCAAATTACTTTCTGCACACCGGTAGCGGACTGCAGGGGCGTCCCAGCATGGGTGCTTGGGCGAATTATGGGCTGGGCAGTGAATGCAAGGACTTGCCGGGGTTTGTCGTCATCAATGGTGGATTGATACCGCCCGGCGGACTCGATTGCTTTGGCAGCGGTTTTCTTCCCGCAAGCTACCAGGGTTCGGTTTTCAAGCCGTCAGGAACAGGTGTCGCCAACATCAGCCGCAACGAACCAACCGACGAGGATCAGCGGCGAAAGCTACAGTTGATCAACCAACTCGATGGCTTGGCTACCGAACAATTTGGTAATCACGATAGCCTTGAATCGGCGATTCGGAACTACGAGTTGGCCTATGCGATGCAGATGGCTGTCCCTGAGGTGATGTCGTTGACCGACGAACCCAAACACTTGAAAAAGATGTATGGAATGGAGTCGAAGTACGGACCCACTCGAACTTACGCGGCCCAATGCCTGATCGCGAGACGAATGATCGAAAAAGGCGTTAGGTTCATTGAACTGACTTGCCCGGCGGTCGGCGGCGATCGCTGGGATCAACATGGTGGGCTCAAACAGGGCCACGAGAACAATGCTCGCGCCGTAGATCAACCCATTGCAGCGCTTCTGAAGGATCTTAGGCAAAGAGGTTTGCTTGACGAAACTTTGGTGGTATGGGCGGGTGAATTCGGGCGAACGCCGTTCGCTCAAGGTGCCGATGGCCGCGATCACAATCAGTTCGGTTTTACTGTTTGGATGGCCGGTGGCGGAGTAAAGCCGGGCTCGATCTACGGCGCGACCGACGAATGGGGCTACAAAGCGATTGAAAATCGAGTTGAGATCCACGACTTGCATGCCACGATGTTGCACTTGATGGGAGTTGACCATACACGCAGCACGTTTCGCTTTGGTGGTCGCGATATGCGGTTGACGGATGTAAAAGGGCATGTGGTAAACGATATTATTGCCTAG